In one Desulfoferula mesophila genomic region, the following are encoded:
- a CDS encoding helix-turn-helix domain-containing protein: MNLGNELRRCRKQKNLTLKAVAEKAGVSEGFLSQVENNVKSPSVETLMSIGQALSVDVGGLLSRLQNQEKVFVFHTDEWREVDMPHTGFATRRLSPPENRAVIDSAVLFIEPGKSLPVRKDIKNGQEVLCVLDGRIELRHGDKVFHLKKHDAAHFWAEPKAQAIANTGKKLAVVLWVGTM; this comes from the coding sequence GTGAACCTAGGGAACGAGCTGCGCCGCTGCCGCAAGCAAAAGAATCTTACGCTCAAGGCGGTGGCCGAAAAAGCCGGGGTCTCCGAAGGCTTTTTGAGCCAGGTGGAAAACAACGTGAAGTCTCCCTCGGTGGAGACCTTGATGTCCATCGGCCAGGCCCTGTCCGTGGACGTGGGCGGCCTGCTCAGCCGCTTGCAAAACCAGGAAAAGGTTTTTGTCTTCCATACCGACGAATGGCGAGAGGTGGACATGCCCCACACCGGGTTTGCCACCCGCCGCCTGAGTCCGCCGGAAAACCGCGCGGTCATCGACAGCGCGGTGTTGTTCATAGAGCCCGGCAAATCGCTGCCGGTGCGCAAGGACATCAAAAACGGCCAGGAGGTCCTGTGCGTTTTGGATGGCCGAATCGAGTTGCGCCATGGGGACAAGGTGTTCCACTTGAAAAAACACGATGCCGCCCATTTCTGGGCCGAGCCCAAGGCCCAGGCCATCGCCAACACCGGCAAGAAGCTTGCCGTGGTGTTGTGGGTGGGCACCATGTAG
- a CDS encoding periplasmic heavy metal sensor: MKKMMVILGSMALVATMAVGAWAGPWGPGRGYGPGNCPGYAAGGPGGGPGYGPGPNMTKEQYEQFQAKRAAFLQETLPLRQTMAAKGIELRTLYAQPNADQATIQKLRGELIDMRSQLAKKANDAGLPGMGFGRGGYGRGGYGHGGYGMMGYGGGPGMMGSGYGPGTCWR; the protein is encoded by the coding sequence ATGAAGAAGATGATGGTGATCTTAGGCAGCATGGCCCTGGTGGCCACCATGGCGGTGGGTGCATGGGCCGGCCCTTGGGGTCCCGGTCGGGGTTATGGCCCGGGCAACTGCCCCGGTTACGCCGCCGGCGGTCCTGGTGGTGGACCTGGGTACGGCCCCGGCCCCAATATGACCAAGGAACAGTATGAGCAGTTCCAGGCCAAGCGGGCCGCCTTCCTGCAGGAGACCCTGCCCCTGCGCCAGACCATGGCGGCCAAGGGCATCGAGCTGCGCACCCTCTACGCCCAGCCCAATGCGGACCAGGCCACGATCCAGAAGCTGCGCGGCGAGTTGATCGACATGCGCAGCCAGTTGGCCAAGAAGGCCAATGACGCCGGCCTGCCCGGAATGGGCTTCGGTCGCGGTGGCTACGGCCGCGGCGGTTACGGTCACGGCGGCTACGGTATGATGGGCTATGGCGGCGGACCCGGCATGATGGGTTCCGGTTACGGCCCCGGCACCTGCTGGCGGTAG